A region of Asterias amurensis chromosome 20, ASM3211899v1 DNA encodes the following proteins:
- the LOC139952063 gene encoding uncharacterized protein, producing the protein MSEQRLGRQMPDGTMRFVSASRRRCCSWVLVGCGSVLLLIGVTIFVFGLAPGRRALWSQIKWLGVACGVIGLVLLVGSVVLYFKATGTKDARQYPVERVHSKRKGEHRKSASNNKHQESFNRRQETVNSRK; encoded by the exons ATGTCGGAACAGCGACTTGGGCGTCAGATGCCGGATGGGACCATGAGGTTTGTCAGCGCTTCACGTCGGCGTTGCTGCTCATGGGTCTTGGTCGGATGCGGTAGTGTGCTGTTGCTGATAGGTGTTACTATCTTTGTGTTTGGTTTGGCACCGGGTCGTCGTGCCTTGTGGAGTCAAATAAAATGGCTCGGTGTTGCATGCGGAG TTATTGGACTGGTGCTGCTGGTTGGATCTGTAGTGTTATACTTCAAAGCTACTGGAACCAAGGATGCCAGACAGTATCCAGTGGAAAGAGTTCAttcaaaaagaaaag GTGAGCACAGAAAGTCCGCTTCAAACAACAAACATCAAGAGAGTTTCAACAGACGTCAGGAGACAGTCAACAGTCGTAAATAG
- the LOC139952071 gene encoding syntaxin-7-like isoform X2 has protein sequence MSFGKGDFGGTGGGGVGGGGGRNSSTADYNRLTQSIGSNIQKISQNVREIERIITRLGTSDDNKSLRAKLDEVQHYTNQLAKDTNKMLKDLSSAPPPISPSDQRQQRMQKERFTSDFTAALNQFQRVQREAAQKEREGVKRVRAHSGLAEDYDEGPNALINWESSNQPQAMQQSQLQQEDFEALKERESQLKKLESDIVDVNTIFKDLATMVHEQGDMIDSIEANVESAEVHVDQANTQLVKASTYQSKARRKKIMIVICCVVLLAIVGIIIYFAIPKN, from the exons atgTCGTTTGGTAAGGGGGACTTCGGAGGAACTGGAGGAGGAGGAGTAGGTGGAGGTGG AGGCAGAAACAGCTCCACCGCAGACTACAACAGGTTGACACAGAGTATAGGTTCTaacatacaaaaaatatctCAAAATG TGAGGGAAATTGAAAGAATAATAACCAGGCTTGGCACATCAGACGATAACAAAAGTCTGCGAGCAAAGCT tGATGAGGTACAGCATTACACCAACCAGTTGGCAAAGGACACCAATAAAATGTTGAAGGATTTAAGCTCCGCCCCTCCTCCAATTTCTCCATCTGATCAG AGACAGCAGAGAATGCAGAAAGAAAGATTCACAAGTGACTTCACAGCGGCTCTTAATCAGTTTCAAAGGGTCCAACGAGAAGCAGCCCAGAAAGAACGAGAAGGGGTCAAGCGTGTCCGAGCTCATTCAGGATTGGCT gaGGATTATGATGAGGGTCCCAATGCTCTGATCAACTGGGAaag CTCCAACCAGCCACAAGCAATGCAGCAAAGTCAATTACAACAAGAAGACTTTGAAGCCTTGAAGGAGAGAGAATCTCAACTCAAGAAACTTGAG TCGGATATCGTAGATGTGAACACCATCTTTAAAGATCTTGCCACCATGGTCCATGAGCAAGGAGATATGATTG ACAGCATAGAGGCTAATGTGGAATCAGCAGAGGTCCATGTCGACCAAGCCAATACTCAGCTTGTTAAAGCTAGTACCTACCAG TCCAAGGCAcgaaggaaaaaaataatgatcgtGATATGCTGTGTCGTACTTCTAGCCATTGTTGGTATCATCATCTACTTTGCGATCCCCAAGAATTAG
- the LOC139952071 gene encoding syntaxin-7-like isoform X1 has product MSFGKGDFGGTGGGGVGGGGYNDGGYSTYSSGSAGRNSSTADYNRLTQSIGSNIQKISQNVREIERIITRLGTSDDNKSLRAKLDEVQHYTNQLAKDTNKMLKDLSSAPPPISPSDQRQQRMQKERFTSDFTAALNQFQRVQREAAQKEREGVKRVRAHSGLAEDYDEGPNALINWESSNQPQAMQQSQLQQEDFEALKERESQLKKLESDIVDVNTIFKDLATMVHEQGDMIDSIEANVESAEVHVDQANTQLVKASTYQSKARRKKIMIVICCVVLLAIVGIIIYFAIPKN; this is encoded by the exons atgTCGTTTGGTAAGGGGGACTTCGGAGGAACTGGAGGAGGAGGAGTAGGTGGAGGTGGGTACAATGATGGAGGTTATTCCACGTACTCATCTGGATCAGCAG GCAGAAACAGCTCCACCGCAGACTACAACAGGTTGACACAGAGTATAGGTTCTaacatacaaaaaatatctCAAAATG TGAGGGAAATTGAAAGAATAATAACCAGGCTTGGCACATCAGACGATAACAAAAGTCTGCGAGCAAAGCT tGATGAGGTACAGCATTACACCAACCAGTTGGCAAAGGACACCAATAAAATGTTGAAGGATTTAAGCTCCGCCCCTCCTCCAATTTCTCCATCTGATCAG AGACAGCAGAGAATGCAGAAAGAAAGATTCACAAGTGACTTCACAGCGGCTCTTAATCAGTTTCAAAGGGTCCAACGAGAAGCAGCCCAGAAAGAACGAGAAGGGGTCAAGCGTGTCCGAGCTCATTCAGGATTGGCT gaGGATTATGATGAGGGTCCCAATGCTCTGATCAACTGGGAaag CTCCAACCAGCCACAAGCAATGCAGCAAAGTCAATTACAACAAGAAGACTTTGAAGCCTTGAAGGAGAGAGAATCTCAACTCAAGAAACTTGAG TCGGATATCGTAGATGTGAACACCATCTTTAAAGATCTTGCCACCATGGTCCATGAGCAAGGAGATATGATTG ACAGCATAGAGGCTAATGTGGAATCAGCAGAGGTCCATGTCGACCAAGCCAATACTCAGCTTGTTAAAGCTAGTACCTACCAG TCCAAGGCAcgaaggaaaaaaataatgatcgtGATATGCTGTGTCGTACTTCTAGCCATTGTTGGTATCATCATCTACTTTGCGATCCCCAAGAATTAG
- the LOC139952071 gene encoding syntaxin-7-like isoform X3, with the protein MSFGKGDFGGTGGGGVGGGRNSSTADYNRLTQSIGSNIQKISQNVREIERIITRLGTSDDNKSLRAKLDEVQHYTNQLAKDTNKMLKDLSSAPPPISPSDQRQQRMQKERFTSDFTAALNQFQRVQREAAQKEREGVKRVRAHSGLAEDYDEGPNALINWESSNQPQAMQQSQLQQEDFEALKERESQLKKLESDIVDVNTIFKDLATMVHEQGDMIDSIEANVESAEVHVDQANTQLVKASTYQSKARRKKIMIVICCVVLLAIVGIIIYFAIPKN; encoded by the exons atgTCGTTTGGTAAGGGGGACTTCGGAGGAACTGGAGGAGGAGGAGTAGGTGGAG GCAGAAACAGCTCCACCGCAGACTACAACAGGTTGACACAGAGTATAGGTTCTaacatacaaaaaatatctCAAAATG TGAGGGAAATTGAAAGAATAATAACCAGGCTTGGCACATCAGACGATAACAAAAGTCTGCGAGCAAAGCT tGATGAGGTACAGCATTACACCAACCAGTTGGCAAAGGACACCAATAAAATGTTGAAGGATTTAAGCTCCGCCCCTCCTCCAATTTCTCCATCTGATCAG AGACAGCAGAGAATGCAGAAAGAAAGATTCACAAGTGACTTCACAGCGGCTCTTAATCAGTTTCAAAGGGTCCAACGAGAAGCAGCCCAGAAAGAACGAGAAGGGGTCAAGCGTGTCCGAGCTCATTCAGGATTGGCT gaGGATTATGATGAGGGTCCCAATGCTCTGATCAACTGGGAaag CTCCAACCAGCCACAAGCAATGCAGCAAAGTCAATTACAACAAGAAGACTTTGAAGCCTTGAAGGAGAGAGAATCTCAACTCAAGAAACTTGAG TCGGATATCGTAGATGTGAACACCATCTTTAAAGATCTTGCCACCATGGTCCATGAGCAAGGAGATATGATTG ACAGCATAGAGGCTAATGTGGAATCAGCAGAGGTCCATGTCGACCAAGCCAATACTCAGCTTGTTAAAGCTAGTACCTACCAG TCCAAGGCAcgaaggaaaaaaataatgatcgtGATATGCTGTGTCGTACTTCTAGCCATTGTTGGTATCATCATCTACTTTGCGATCCCCAAGAATTAG
- the LOC139952070 gene encoding uncharacterized protein: protein MGCSSSKNAVVPSVGQAWTAGNKPTSAGSTKSKSSSKLIRVKSGTTEVKELKPERTLSRDSLQNGVITRGVSSATSKASAHTCDSGLEEDYGHIISEESNPTEQEGVLTGQRPRTPDLSISGTQISSRKRSGKDRENRTGKDIIGELKSQGLLSRPVAAQSGMAFDVMIAPEFGILQKPPPRLAKLKKRKSKKRTLTREELEAKLKSAEERRKRKEAEKIEKLNTAAKEKQVQECLDASEAAQKKEVSVKSASDMDRVAENKEARLKAMKEKLEKKKQHAERVRLARLARQAEGGPSQETDMQQSKDDVTGNGTPAV from the exons ATGGGTTGTAGTAGCTCTAAGAACGCCGTGGTTCCATCAGTAGGACAAGCCTGGACTGCCGGGAATAAACCGACGTCTGCCGGCTCAACCAAGAGCAAATCAAGCTCCAAATTAATCCGTGTAAAATCGGGGACTACTGAAGTCAAGGAACTGAAGCCGGAAAGAACACTTTCGAGAGACTCCCTGCAAAATGGAGTTATCACACGAGGGGTGTCGTCTGCAACCAGCAAGGCATCGGCACACACTTGTGACAGCGGGCTTGAGGAGGACTACGGTCACATCATCTCGGAAGAGTCAAACCCGACGGAACAAGAAGGGGTTCTCACAGGGCAAAGACCACGAACACCAG ATTTGTCAATAAGTGGCACCCAGATCTCATCCCGAAAGAGGAGTGGAAAAGACCGGGAAAACCGCACAGGAAAGGACATAATTGGAGAGCTGAAGAGTCAGGGTTTACTGTCTAGGCCAGTAGCTGCTCAGAGCGGTATGGCATTCGATGTCATGATCGCTCCCGAGTTCGGTATACTTCAGAAGCCACCACCTCGCCTGGCAAAACTCAAGAAGAGAAAGTCAAAGAAAAGGACTCTTACTAGAGAGGAACTAGAGGCAAAGTTGAAATCAGCTGAGGAGAGGAGAAAG CGCAAAGAGGCCGAAAAGATTGAGAAACTCAACACAGCCGCTAAAGAGAAACAAGTTCAAGAATGTTTAGACGCATCCGAGGCAGCTCAGAAAAAAGAAGTGTCCGTCAAGAGCGCCAGCGACATGGACCGGGTAGCCGAGAACAAGGAGGCACGTCTCAAGGCCATGAAGGAGAAATTAGAGAAGAAGAAACAACACGCCGAGAGAGTTCGTCTTGCAAGACTTGCGAGACAAGCCGAAGGAGGTCCTTCGCAGGAAACAGACATGCAACAGTCGAAGGATGATGTCACTGGTAATGGAACGCCGGCTGTTTGA